One window of Candidatus Regiella endosymbiont of Tuberolachnus salignus genomic DNA carries:
- the istB gene encoding IS21-like element helper ATPase IstB: MMEMENLLIRLKMDYLGDALESLCEEATKKALNYREFLQQALAQEWNGRHQKGLESRLKQARLPWIKTLEQFDFTFQPSIDRKIIRELAGLRFVEHHENVILLGPPGVGKTHLAIALAVKAATAGHRVLFMPLDRLCCTLMKAKQENRLERQLQQLCYARVLILDEIGYLPMNREEASLFFRLLSRRYEKASIILTSNKSFTDWGDVFGDHILATAILDRLLHHSTTLNIKGESYRLKNKRKAGMLPIKTTDIIQAPGIETQQEN, from the coding sequence CTGATGGAAATGGAAAACTTGTTGATACGGTTAAAAATGGATTACCTGGGCGATGCGTTGGAGAGTTTATGTGAAGAAGCCACCAAGAAAGCACTGAACTACCGTGAATTTCTCCAGCAGGCATTAGCCCAGGAATGGAACGGGCGTCACCAAAAAGGCTTGGAATCGCGGTTAAAACAAGCACGTTTGCCGTGGATAAAAACCTTGGAGCAATTTGACTTTACTTTCCAACCAAGTATAGACAGGAAAATTATCCGCGAGCTGGCGGGGCTGAGGTTTGTCGAACATCATGAAAACGTCATTTTGTTAGGCCCACCTGGGGTAGGGAAAACGCATTTGGCGATAGCGCTGGCTGTCAAGGCAGCTACAGCTGGGCATCGGGTATTGTTTATGCCTCTGGATAGACTCTGCTGTACCTTAATGAAGGCAAAGCAAGAAAACCGTCTGGAACGCCAACTTCAGCAACTGTGCTATGCCAGGGTATTAATACTGGATGAAATCGGGTATTTACCGATGAATCGCGAAGAAGCTAGCCTATTTTTCAGGTTATTGAGCCGTCGTTATGAAAAGGCGAGCATCATTCTCACATCAAATAAAAGTTTTACTGATTGGGGGGACGTATTCGGTGATCACATTTTAGCAACTGCGATTTTAGACAGGCTTTTACATCATTCAACCACATTGAATATTAAAGGAGAAAGCTATCGACTCAAAAATAAACGCAAAGCAGGCATGTTGCCTATAAAAACGACTGATATTATCCAGGCGCCTGGAATAGAAACCCAACAGGAAAATTAG